From the Nostoc sp. PCC 7107 genome, the window GGGAAATTAAAGCAATGGTGGGAGGCAAAGATTTTGGTAAAAACCAATTTAATCGCGTCACCCAAGCCAAACGTCAGCCCGGCTCAACTTTTAAAGGATTTGTCTACGCCACCGCGATCGCAACCGGCAAAAGCCCTTACGATACTTATTTAGATGCTCCCTTGATTGTCGATGGCTACGAACCAAAAAACTATAGCGAAAAATTCCGGGGCTTGATGAATATGCGAGATGCGCTCACTCGCTCTGTGAATATAGTTGCGTTGAAAGTATTGCTAGATGTGGGATTTGCGCCAACGATTAAACTAGCCCACGATATGGGGATTAAGTCGGAACTAAAACCTAATTATTCTCTCGCCCTTGGCTCCAACGAAGTCAACCTTTTAGAATTAACCAGCGCCTACGGCAGTTTTGCCACTCAAGGATTACACGTAGAGCCGCATGGTATTCGTCGCATCCTTAACCGCCAAGGCCAAGTGATCTGGTCAGCCGATTTTAAATCACAGCGAGCGCTGGATGCTGATAGTGCCGCAATTATGACTTGGATGCTGCGTAACGTTGTTGTGGAAGGGACTGGTGCAGCTGCTCAGTTAGATAATCGACCTGTAGCTGGCAAAACAGGAACCTCTGATGAAGCCAGGGATTTGTGGTTTATTGGCTACGTCCCCCAAGCAGTGGCGGGAGTTTGGTTAGGTAACGATGACAACCGCGCCACTTATGGTAGTAGCGGTAGTGCAGCCTACACTTGGCGTGAATTTATGGCAAAAGCCATAGAGGGAATGGCTGTCGAAAAATTCCCGGCAAGACCAAAGTTAGATGGTCGCAAAGGTACACTTAAAGCCCAACCAATCAAACCGAAGAAAGTCCTCAACAGTTCGAGTTCGAGTAATGATGAGGTCAATTCCAGTGATGCTGATGATAGCGGCTCATCTAGAAGAAGACGCAGACGTAGTTACCAGCAGCAAGAAAATAATACTGAGGCACCCAGAAGAAGGCGGCGCTTTCGCACTGTAGAAAATGATTCCAGTGCCTCAGCCACAGAACCATCCCGTTCTCGCCGAAAATCTAGACAAGTTGAGTCAGAATCCCCCACACCTCCAAGGTCTCGGCGGTCTTCACCTTCAACTAGTAATAGTTCGGGTTCTTCTGGTTCGGGTTCAGCATCATCACCAAATTGGCGGGATAGACTAAAACCAGGGTCATCTTCACAATAGTTAACTTGCTATGACTGGATCTGAGTTTGTCGCCACGTTAACCCAAGCTGGCAAAAATAGCGATCGCCCATCAGCTAAAATCATAGTTGATGCTCTGTTACTAGCCGAAAAAACCGCCAAACAGCAACGCATTAGCTATAATTTCGATTCTCTTGTCGGCACCTGGCGGCTGTGCTTTGCCACTGGAACACGTAAAGTGAGACAGCGCGGCGGCATAATTTTGGGTAAAGGCTTTTATTGGACTAAACTTACGCCAACTTATCTTTCTTTTGGTGAAGCAACATCAGCCAAAGCAGAAATTAGCAATCAGGTGAAACTGGGGTCTGTGTTTTTGAAACTCACAGGCCCAGCCAAATATTTAAGTAAAAAAAACCTATTAGCCTTTGATTTTATCCACATTCAAATTAGTCTTTTTGGTCGTGTTATTTACAACCAGCCTCTAGGCGGCAATAAATCACAAACAAAAGATTTTGACAACGAACCCATAGCTAAATTGCCATTCTTTGCTTTCTTTTTAATTACAGAAGATTTTATCGCTGCCCGTGGCCGGGGAGGTGGACTAGCATTGTGGTTTCGAGAGAAATAATCCGGACTAAATCAACTATCTATCCCAATTATTATGACGATACTTTTTGTAACGTCCATAATTATTTCCCCGGTCACGGCGTGAATTTTCCCGCCGTCCATAACCTTGATTTCGGTTAAAATTACCACGTCGCTGATCAGGTGACTGACGACGATTTATCCGCCCTCGACTATTTTGTTGACGATTAGTTTGATTAATTATTTGGATAATTGTATTGTTATCCCCATTAATCGCCGCTGTTTGGTTTGCTCCTTGATTACTGTTAACCTCGGCTAATGTAGGAGAAGCAACCAACCCAAAAGTTGCAACTGCTGTTAAAAGACTAAAAATAAATTTTTTCTTCCTCATTTTCACCATACCTTAAATCAACTTATTAAATAACCACCAATATCTAAAATTTGGTGGGGCTTGTACCCTTTGAATTACCAATTTGTAATTTATTGAGCCACCAGATTTATCTTTAATTAAGCCAAAATCTCACATCCCAAATTGTTTAACGGGTTCAAGCCTGCACCTAAATAAACGGATAGATTTCAGCGGCGGAAATTACGAGGTCTAGTTAAAGATGGGTCATAGGCTGGGTTGTAAACATCCACTTTCACCCCAACAGGAACCTTAATAGTCGGCCCATTTATCCCTGTACCGTTACCTCTACCACCATTAATACGCTGTCTGCTGGTGCGTTGTTGGTTTGCTCGTCCACTACCTGTATAAACTTGGGTACCAACTTGTGTAATTGCGTTTCCTGAGCATCGACCTTGATTTTGCAGATCTACATTGTTGCTCTGTCGGGAAGGCTGTCTAGAGCCACGTACCGCTACTTGCACGGAAACATCCGTCATTACACACTGTGCAGCTACAGGCTCAGTCACAGCAGGTGATATCGAGAGTAAGGCACTGCTCGATAACCATCCAATGAACAAAAGTTTGGATTTCATGCTTATCTCCTAGTCAAAATCAACATCTGGTAATTACTTACTATCGACACACAGTTGTAGAAGTCGTGCTTTGAGTAACGCTTCTACCTGAGTAATTATTTTGATGCTTAGTGTAGCTGGAAGTGTAACGACGACAGGGTGCTTGCCGATAATATCTTCGTAGGCGACGACGGGCAGAAGACTCAGATTGAGTGTAATAACTATCTGTTGATTGATCCCTGTCTTCTTCAGAAATGATTTTGACCCCGTTATCGGAATCAACGATTGTTGTACTGTCATCAGTACGGATCTCAACTCTGGATGCACTGGCTGCACTTGGCAAAACCATGAGCGCTAAGAGAACTACTAATGGTAAAGACTTTTTCGCTATCATGATGAAATTTCTCCATAGATGGAGCAAACAAGCTTTTTGATGCTGAATTAATTCAAAAAGCCCAACAATTTTAAACTTGGTGTTGTGCTTGCTAAAGCCAGTCTGTTACTTGTGGCTGTAGGCACTTCTGTTAAGACAGTGCTGATTGCTCAAAAGCTTGATTTTAATGGGTTTATTCTCAGTACTTTGCTATATTGCTGTAACAAAAGCAAAGTAACACTCAATCATTAGCTTATAACTCCCAATCTTCAATAAGATTGGGAGTTTCAGAGACTATTTATAAAGTAAATATTAGGTCGGTTGTGTTAGCTGCATATTTGCAATCTGAATTTTTCTGTGAGAAAAATTATCAAAGCATCTAACGCACGGTGTTTTTAGGCGGTGCTATTGGAATTTGATTTTTACTTTATAAATAATCGCTTAGTCCTCAGACTATCTCCGACGTTGATCACGACGAATAGAGTTTCTTTGTATGTTAATTAGCCTAGAGCGTTGGCCAATTCTACCGCCATCACCTACAGCGCCAGCAGATTGACCTGTGTATTGACCATTGTCTTGATTGACACGTCCGCCAGAACGCCGACCTCTAATGCGCTGACGACTGTTTTGGATATTAATTTGATCTGCTCGTTGATAAATTTGGCTGTCATTGCCTACAATAGCAGCGTTTTGCTCGACAGTCTGAGTACTTGTTTGGTTAGTTTCAGCATGAGCAGGTAAGGAAGCCAATCCTAAAGCTGCAACGGAGAAGATGCTTACCACATAACGTTTTATCAGTATCATACTTACCTCAATTTGTTAATTTTTGAGTGCTGTCAAAGAAACACCTTTACGCACAAAAAATGTGCATAAATAAGCGCAAGCTCTTTAACTGATGATTTTATATCTTACACGAATAGTTTCTCTCGAATTTAGAATAATTTCGTTTTTTATATGTCTATATATTTATATGAGTGCAAAATAATGATTGGGGGAATAAATCTAGCAAGGTATAAAAATCTCTCTAGTTCTAGCCTTGAATCATGATTCTTAAATGAAGTATAGAGAAAGACTAGAAAATAAAGTAATTACTGGTACTTTACTTAAACCTGATTTTGCTTAAAATGAGATTTTTTAGCTTTTATCCCCCAGAATTACTGGCTAATAAAGTTTTTACAGTTGCTGAATTTAAATTTCATAATACCAAATGTCTTCTTCTCGCACGACGATGCGATGGAGAGATAGACGGTCAATTAAACCTTCTTCCTCAAATTGCCCTAAAATTCGAGTGATGGTGACGCGAGTAGAACCAAGCATTTCTGCGAGGTCTTCGTGAGTTAACCGCATATCTATTAAACGTCCTTGTTCAACTTGTGAACCAAATTTTTTTGATAACCATGCTAATAGTTTAATCAGCATCATATCAACTTTTTTATAACTACGAATTACCATCAATTCTTCAGCTTGTTGGATATGTGCTATTAGCGTCTCTTGCGCTTGATACCAATCTTCTATGAGCAAGCTTTTGACTTCTACTTTGGTTAAGCACTCCATCTGATAAGGTTCTATTTTTGACAAGACTTTACCGATGATATCTCCAGGCCCCCATAATCCTAGAGCAACTGTTGTACCATCTTCTAAATAAGTAAAAGTACGTACGAAGCCTTTTTCAATTTGCCAAAGAACATTTTGCTGGTCTGGGAGGAATGAGCGTCTAGTAAAATGCGGCTTGGCGTTCTTTGTCGGTGCGTGAGACAAGCTTGAGTGTAAAGACACCATGATCTATAGTACGATTTTTCGACGTATTAACCGTAGTATACATATAGATCAAGCTAATGGTAAAATAAAATTAGAAACACTCACCAAACCAGCACTAATCAAACTACCAATGGGTTTGACTAAATTTGTGAGTCAAGAAATCTACATAGCATAACTTGGTGAATATTTACCCAGACTATTTTGTGAAAATTACTTTAATTATGCCGATGAACGAGAGTAGCACTAGCTTGATCTACGGGCATGAGTATGACTTCATTAATATTGACATGGGGCGATCGCGTGGTGCAGAAAAAGATTACATCAGCGATATCATCAGGAGTTAAGGGATTTACGCCTTGATACACCCGCTTGGCGCGTTCCCCATCACCATGAAACCGCACTTCACTAAATTCTGTTTCCACCATCCCAGGATCAACGGAAGTTACACGTACGGGAGTACCCAACAAGTCTTGTTTTAAACCTTCGGAAATTGCCTTGACCGCCGCTTTGGTTGCACAGTAGACATTTCCCCCTGGGTAAGTTTGATGTCCGGCGATGGAACCAAGGTTGACGATATGACCACGACTGCGTTTTACCATCCCTGGAACAATATAACGGCTGAGGTACAGCAAACCTTTAATATTGGTATCTATCATTTCTTCCCAGTCTTGAAAGTCGCCTTCGTGCAGCTTATCTAAACCGCGACTCAAACCAGCATTGTTGATGAGAATATCTATATTCGACCAATCGGCAGGCAGATTAGTAATAGTAGATTCTACCGCAGGGCGATCGCGCACATCTAGCTGTAATAAATGAGTTGCTGTGCCAAACTCTTGATGAAGAGTATTGGCTAACTCTTGCAACCGTTCCAGTCGTCGCGCCGCTAAAATCAATCTTGCACCAGCACCAGCAAAAACCTTGGCACAAGCAGTACCAATTCCACTGCTTGCACCAGTAATTAACACAATTTTATTTTTTAGGGAAATCATTGTTAATCAAGAGTCTATGGTCAAGAGTTTATTGTCCAATAATTCTGAACTATTGACCAAGACAAAGAATAGAGGATGAAATTTCATCCTTTATTTCATTACTCGCAAACGCTGAGTCACCATTGTGATCCCTTCACCCCGAACAATTACTGCCGAAATCCAGTGGCTACCAGCAGTTGCGGGTGCGCGTCCGACTTTAAATATTCCCCCCGATGTGAGTAATTGCAAATCTAAGGTTGAGGGATTGAGATATTTTTCAACTGTAACGGGTTCTTCTACCGCTGTTCCTAGGAGAAAATCATCACCTAAAGGTTCTTTAACAATCACATCAACACTATACTGCTGTCCGACTTTCACTTGCTGGGGTAATTTGAAATCAATTTGGGGTGGTTGATTCCCAGAGGTAATCAGGGTACGTTCCCCTAAGATGTCTTGACTGATAATTTTTCCACCTGCAATTCGTTGGCGGGATGTAACTGTAGCATTCAGGGCTAAGTTATTAGCGTTAGTCGATGGTGGGCTAGAAATGTTAGTTACTGTTTCGGCAATAATGGCATTACCTTCAGATTTCCAAGATTGCACCTTGGTTGTGTAGCGTAACTGGGGATATTGTTTCCAGAGAGTCAGCAGGGCTTTTTCTAAGTTTGTCCGATTTAACCCATCTCCATTGGTAAAATTAGGACTATAGAATTGGAGTACCGCTTTGGCGTTGCCTTTACTAGCAGCTGTATCAATTTGCGTTAGTAAATTGTTTAGTTCTGCGGGTGGCTTTGGGGGAGTTGCAGCTTGCACATTGTGTAAACTGCTAGTTAAACTCAGTGTCAGCAGCGATAATAACAGCCAATTTTGAGTAGAAAACCTGGGTTGGCGTTTGAGGAATACAGCAATAATGTTAGTCATTGGTAACAGTTTACTGATTTTATTCATGAACGTAGGGAAATTGTTTTATCTTAATGAAGCTAGGCGCTAAACGGTAGAGGTTTGATGACAAACGCACCGATAAAATTACTCATAGCTGCTAGTGGGACTGGTGGACATTTGTTTCCAGCGATCGCACTGGCAGAAAAACTGCCAGACTATGAAATTGAATGGTTGGGTGTGCCGAATCGACTAGAAACGCAACTTGTTCCCAAACAGTACCCCTTGAATACTATTCCAGTTGAAGGGTTCCAGCAAGGTTTCGGACTCGCATCTCTAAAGATTTTGGCTAAACTCATTGGTTCGATTATAGAAGTTCGACGAATTCTCAAACAGGGCAAATTTCAGGGCGTATTTACGACAGGCGGTTATATTGCGGGGCCTGCGGTGATTGCGGCGCGTTCTTTAGGTTTACCTGTAGTTTTTCACGAATCTAACGCTTTACCAGGAAAAGTGACCCGCTTTTTTGGCCCTTGGTGCAATGCAATGGCGCTGGGATTTGACGCAGCAACCAAGTATTTACCCAAAGCCAAAAATGTCTGTGTGGGTACACCAGTGCGATCGCAATTTTTAGCGGCAGAAATTCCAGCGCTAGATTTAACTATCCCCGATAATGCGCCGTTAATTGTAGTGTTTGGCGGTAGTCAAGGCGCAGTGGCTGTGAATAAATTTGTCCGTCAAGCTGCGAGTGCTTGGTTAGATACTGGTGCTTATATTGTGCATTTAACAGGCGATCGCGATCCCGATGCAGGGATTTTTAAACATCCGCAATATATAGAGTTACCCTTTTATGACAATATGGCGGCGCTGTTGCGACGTGCAACTTTAGCAATTAGTCGTTCTGGTGCTGGCAGCTTAACAGAATTAGCCGTATGTGGTACACCCGCAATTTTGATCCCTTACCCTTTTGCAGCGGAAGATCATCAATCTTACAACGCAGATGTATTTACCAAAGCTGGCGCAGCAATTACCGATAAACAGTCAGAGTTAACAGCAGAAATATTGCAAACTCAAGTTTTACAGTTATTGCAAAATCCCGCTGAGTTAACCAAAATGGGGGAAAATGCCAAAGCGATCGCAGTTCCTGATAGTGCCGATAAATTGGCTTCTTTATTGCGAGAAGTCTTGGAAACTTAAACAATTCAGTCGAGAAGATTTGCTGTAAAGACACGAAATTTCGTGTCTTTTTTATATATGGCTATATCTGGGAACTATAAATTAAAGCCACATACGGGAGAATAGTTCCTATGTCCAGAAGCCCAATTAGTGCAACTCTCAGCCAAACAGATAGAGATGCTTTGTTACAAGCCATTGCTACCATCAAAGAACAACTACCATTTTTAATTGATTTGAGTAACGAAGAGCGCAAAGCTTTACCCAAGATGGGAGATAAAAGCCGCGCCTTTGTCAGTAAAGCATTAGAGGTAGCAACACAGAACCCAGAGTTTTTACCACGTTCTTTTGATTTGGATGAAATGCGAAAGGATGTGCAATTGTTTGAAGCTTTGTATCCTTTATTGCTGTCCTTAACTCAGTTGCAAGAATTGGTTGATGATACCTCTCTTGCTGTTGGTAGTGAAGCCTATGCAGCCGCGTTACAAGTATATAACTACGCTAAAGCCAGTGGTCAAGGCGGGGGTTTAGAGACAGTACTTGAGGAAATGGGACAAAGATTTGTCCGTAAATCGCGTAAAGTCAAGTCTCAATCAGCAACGTTGTAGAAAATATCTTGACAGTTGCACTTCTGAACTCGGACGTTGGAGTAACAAGCTCGGCGTTTCGAGTTCTGAAGACAAAGTTCCAAGTAAAAAGCTTGGCGTTTCGAGTTCTGAAGGTGAAGTTCCGAGTAAAAAGCTTAACGTTTCGAGTTCTGAAGACGAAGTTCCGAGTTCAAAGGTTGAAGGATGAAGTTAAGAAGGCGATCGCAGCAGTTGAGTAGAGACGTTATACATAACATCTCTACATTGATCTTCACCAGATGTCTATTTACTCATTACTAAATAAATACCCCAAATCGCCATCGCCCGGAGGTAAGTACTGGCGCGGAAAGTCCCGGTGGCGGTAATGGCTTCGGGTGTGCGGAATTGCAAGCCGTTGTTATAAACTTGCTCGACTACAGCTTGTGTCAACCGCAAAGCTTCATCCTGCATTCCCATCTGCACAAGAAACGCCGCTAATCCAAAATTGATCCCTGTCCAAACTTCTAAAGGATGGGTAGCCTTGGGGTTTTCTGGTGAACCATCGGGAAGCACACCATTCGCCGCACCAAATTCACCGTTTTGGAATTTCAAAAAGCAAGCATCATAAACAGTCTTCAGGGCAGATAAAGCGCGATCGCTCGGTACAATATCTGGTAGCTCTAGTAATCGGGCATAAAATTGCCCACATAATTGATCTGCCATCACCACAGCAGAACCACTCTCACTATCTAACCGATAATATTGCCCGTTCCACAACTTTTCCTGATAGATAGGACGAGATTGCGCTAACCATACCTCATAGATAGACTTTTGTTTCTCTGCGCTCTCTACTACTTTATGGTTCGTTATTAAAATATCACTAATAGCGATCGCCGCCTCCAAAGCAGCCAACCACAACCCGCCACAATAAGCACTCACCCCCAGTAACCGCCAATCATCAAAAGTTTGGTCTGGTGCGCCTGAATTTTCAGGAATTCCATCACCATCTTTGTCAAAAGTTTTCAGGTAGTCGAGAGTCTGCACAACTGCATCCCAACAATCTGCTAAAAACTCGACATCATCAGCACCAGTCAGCAAATAATCGCGGTAAACTTGCAAAACGAAATCGCAGCTTAAATCCTTCCACAAATTACAGTCTTGATAACAGGTGTAATTCGTCTTCTCCCAAACGTGTTCATTGGGTGCGCCTAAATCGTGGGGTGTGGCACCAGCAACTTTACGGGCGGCAGTTGTCGTATCTGCACCAATGGTATAGTAGTAGCCAATAATCCGTTGATGGTCATCGCTTTGGGGAATTCCCCGTGCAAACGCCCGCATCACCGACTTTTCTAATTCGGGAAATAGTAGCAGCAAGCCAAAGGAACCATATAACCGCACATCTAAACTTTCATACCAGCGGTAATCTAAACATTCCAACACCGCAAATTGGCCGATAGGATCGATTTCTGATGCTGCACTCCAGAGAGTACCACCGCTAGTTAAGTCGTATAATTCGTTAAATAACGCCATTTTGAACCAGGCTGGCAAGTCTTCGCGGTTGAGAATTGGGGCTTGCCAACTTTGAATTTGCGATCGCCATGTTTGATAATTTCCTAAAGCAGTAGTCGCAATTTCCCAGGCTTGATTACCATCTTTACCAAAAAAATCTGTATATCTACGGTAATAATTCACCCCCGCAGCAAATTCTGTGACTGGACAATCCCAAGCCAACACAAAGGGAATTTCTAAAGTTTCCCCTGGTTGGACATTAAAGCGAACTGCGATCGCACTTCCTAGGCGTTGATTTTCTCCTACTGGATTAGTATCTAGATAATTAGGTAAAGAACCATCAGCCGCAAAGCTTTGCCATACCTCATCACCCGTACCTTCAGGATGCCATTTACTGTGGTGAAAAATTTCGACTTGGGGATGTTTTACCGTTGCAATACACCAACTCCCGTCACCTTCTTGTACAGGTGCAGTAATTCCCACCCTGCCTAAAAAACAACCAAAATATTCGGAATTTTCCACTACTTGATTGTAATTCCCCTGACTTTCACCCCAGCGCGGTTGATATTCATAAACTGGGCTACCATCATCGCGGATCTTGACTTCTGGCGACTTCAACGCATTAGTAAACCAGCCCACCATATTTTCCCAAGTCAGCATAATGCTGAGGGTAATCGGTGCATTGCTGGGGTTATGCGCCTTCCACAAAAACACCGCCACAGGATAACTCGTTTCTTGATAATTATTTGCCCAAATTGGCGAAAACTGCTCACAAGTTAGCTGTGATTGAAACACATTTTCATATACAAACCAACTGCGCGGGTATAAAGCATGATAAGTCCCTGTGGAAGTTGACTCACTACTCGCTGGATACCATTGCCAAGCATTGAGACTCCCATCTTCTAGTGATTGAGTAGATAAAGCGTAGGCTTGAGAAGATGTACCATAAGACTCAAACACACTGAATTGACAAGCAGGCACATTTTGGAAGATATGCTCACCGCCATCGATGTGCCATAGGTTAAAATCCCCCCTAGAAGAACGCCCAATGCAACCTGCACCAAAACCACCCAAAGGCATACCATGCCAAGGGCCATCATCAATATTACTGGCATAGCGGACTGTATAAGGTTTGTCCCAGCCTAAGCCGATGGGACGATTCCAAGTGTATTCAGGAATTTCTGGAGAGTGTTGATTTGTCATCGCCTGATGTCACAGCGTGCAGTTACGCTAAGGAAGCTTAACGCGATGTGTCATTTTTCTCAAGTTTTTTCGCCAAAGTATAAATGACTTCCTTTAGGAAGATGAACTGTCAAGCTAGTACGTTTACATTAATCACGGATGTCTGCTTAAGCACTAGGACATTTTTCGGCTTAACCTGTGGTTAAGCCTTTTTTTTGGGAAATTTGCTGCGATCGCTTTCATCTTAGACACTTTTTTGCAATAATCAAATCAAGATTATGCAAAAAACGCATGAGTGCGGATGCAATAAATTCCAACAAATGCGATTCTCATTGTTGTAGGAATAGGTTGATGCTGATAGAGATAGATACCCCTGGCAAAAACCGGGGGCTTTTTATTGACCGAAAAATTTGAGATTTTGGATGGGGAATTTTCGGTACAAGCCCCACACCTTCAGGGCGGAATTAATCCAAAATTGATTGACAGCCTAGGAATAGTCGAGCTTTGATCTGCTAGATCCCCGGCTTCTTTAATAAGCCGGGGATCTTAACAGATGTAATCATTCAGGCTAATAGGTTAAGATTTGGAATTCTTCGTTACACAAATTCCAGATTTTTGTGTATTTCAATAATTTAGTGTTCTTTACCAACTTTTCTCGTGTTAGGTTGGTAAAGAACAAATGAATTGAAAGACTGCTAATGAGTCCTAAGCGCATTTTAGTTTTTAGTTGTTGGTTATTGATACAACCAAATCAGCTACAACTACTAGTCCTGTGTTGGCTGGGAGTTGATATTAGGACTTACGCAACGCCAATAATGTCATTGCGACTGGAACGAAGTGTAGGGAAGCAATCTCAGCGTCAGGGGAGATTACTTCCCTATCGTACCCTACGGGAAGGCTAACGCCTACGATGACGGAGTTACGTTATTTTTGCGTAAGTCCTGGATATTTTAAAGCGTTAATAAGCAAGCAGAGTTATCGAATTGCGCTGGAGTGAAGTAAAAGCTGGAGTGAAGTAAAAGAAAGAATAAGTAATCGCAGATAAACGCAGATGATTTTTATTTTAGCTACTTGGAAAGAGTAAAAAACAATCATTAACTATTAACTA encodes:
- a CDS encoding SDR family oxidoreductase → MISLKNKIVLITGASSGIGTACAKVFAGAGARLILAARRLERLQELANTLHQEFGTATHLLQLDVRDRPAVESTITNLPADWSNIDILINNAGLSRGLDKLHEGDFQDWEEMIDTNIKGLLYLSRYIVPGMVKRSRGHIVNLGSIAGHQTYPGGNVYCATKAAVKAISEGLKQDLLGTPVRVTSVDPGMVETEFSEVRFHGDGERAKRVYQGVNPLTPDDIADVIFFCTTRSPHVNINEVILMPVDQASATLVHRHN
- a CDS encoding GH116 family glycosyl hydrolase, which produces MTNQHSPEIPEYTWNRPIGLGWDKPYTVRYASNIDDGPWHGMPLGGFGAGCIGRSSRGDFNLWHIDGGEHIFQNVPACQFSVFESYGTSSQAYALSTQSLEDGSLNAWQWYPASSESTSTGTYHALYPRSWFVYENVFQSQLTCEQFSPIWANNYQETSYPVAVFLWKAHNPSNAPITLSIMLTWENMVGWFTNALKSPEVKIRDDGSPVYEYQPRWGESQGNYNQVVENSEYFGCFLGRVGITAPVQEGDGSWCIATVKHPQVEIFHHSKWHPEGTGDEVWQSFAADGSLPNYLDTNPVGENQRLGSAIAVRFNVQPGETLEIPFVLAWDCPVTEFAAGVNYYRRYTDFFGKDGNQAWEIATTALGNYQTWRSQIQSWQAPILNREDLPAWFKMALFNELYDLTSGGTLWSAASEIDPIGQFAVLECLDYRWYESLDVRLYGSFGLLLLFPELEKSVMRAFARGIPQSDDHQRIIGYYYTIGADTTTAARKVAGATPHDLGAPNEHVWEKTNYTCYQDCNLWKDLSCDFVLQVYRDYLLTGADDVEFLADCWDAVVQTLDYLKTFDKDGDGIPENSGAPDQTFDDWRLLGVSAYCGGLWLAALEAAIAISDILITNHKVVESAEKQKSIYEVWLAQSRPIYQEKLWNGQYYRLDSESGSAVVMADQLCGQFYARLLELPDIVPSDRALSALKTVYDACFLKFQNGEFGAANGVLPDGSPENPKATHPLEVWTGINFGLAAFLVQMGMQDEALRLTQAVVEQVYNNGLQFRTPEAITATGTFRASTYLRAMAIWGIYLVMSK
- a CDS encoding transglycosylase domain-containing protein, whose translation is MSPGNQYKNEESTAESLPPTKVGKVRQLFGQMGNVSSGIVTIFTSREKPFYRRFWFWAMLTVGSGVVAAKYVITSIDKTLPDKSELQAFVREQTLTIKAADGNILQQQGEATREQLKIQQIPDKLKKAFIASEDRRFTEHNGVDLQGIARAGLNNLRSRNVVEGGSTITQQLARILFLKQEKTIWRKLKEVRLAQKIEAEFTKDQILERYLNLVYLGSGAYGVGDAAWVYFSKPVDQLTLAEAATIAGLAPAPSLYSPEQNPAAAKQRRNLVLQRMREDKIITAAESQAAAQEALIVKSSLPKRLQVESPYFTSYVQQELPKYVSADVLAVGGLTVETSLDSNWQKAAEAAVTKVLRNQGRWENFKQAALVAIDPRSGEIKAMVGGKDFGKNQFNRVTQAKRQPGSTFKGFVYATAIATGKSPYDTYLDAPLIVDGYEPKNYSEKFRGLMNMRDALTRSVNIVALKVLLDVGFAPTIKLAHDMGIKSELKPNYSLALGSNEVNLLELTSAYGSFATQGLHVEPHGIRRILNRQGQVIWSADFKSQRALDADSAAIMTWMLRNVVVEGTGAAAQLDNRPVAGKTGTSDEARDLWFIGYVPQAVAGVWLGNDDNRATYGSSGSAAYTWREFMAKAIEGMAVEKFPARPKLDGRKGTLKAQPIKPKKVLNSSSSSNDEVNSSDADDSGSSRRRRRRSYQQQENNTEAPRRRRRFRTVENDSSASATEPSRSRRKSRQVESESPTPPRSRRSSPSTSNSSGSSGSGSASSPNWRDRLKPGSSSQ
- the murG gene encoding undecaprenyldiphospho-muramoylpentapeptide beta-N-acetylglucosaminyltransferase; the encoded protein is MTNAPIKLLIAASGTGGHLFPAIALAEKLPDYEIEWLGVPNRLETQLVPKQYPLNTIPVEGFQQGFGLASLKILAKLIGSIIEVRRILKQGKFQGVFTTGGYIAGPAVIAARSLGLPVVFHESNALPGKVTRFFGPWCNAMALGFDAATKYLPKAKNVCVGTPVRSQFLAAEIPALDLTIPDNAPLIVVFGGSQGAVAVNKFVRQAASAWLDTGAYIVHLTGDRDPDAGIFKHPQYIELPFYDNMAALLRRATLAISRSGAGSLTELAVCGTPAILIPYPFAAEDHQSYNADVFTKAGAAITDKQSELTAEILQTQVLQLLQNPAELTKMGENAKAIAVPDSADKLASLLREVLET
- a CDS encoding Crp/Fnr family transcriptional regulator, encoding MVSLHSSLSHAPTKNAKPHFTRRSFLPDQQNVLWQIEKGFVRTFTYLEDGTTVALGLWGPGDIIGKVLSKIEPYQMECLTKVEVKSLLIEDWYQAQETLIAHIQQAEELMVIRSYKKVDMMLIKLLAWLSKKFGSQVEQGRLIDMRLTHEDLAEMLGSTRVTITRILGQFEEEGLIDRLSLHRIVVREEDIWYYEI